The following are from one region of the Halorussus rarus genome:
- a CDS encoding ABC transporter substrate-binding protein produces the protein MTDANEGSDVSRRDYLKVAGAGTIGVTGLAGCMGGGGDGDVETTTADDTTTEGGDSGGDTTTEDDSSTDYNTLEVQHWWTGGDGGPAIKALFDGFKKKYPDIEVNENPVSGGAGQNLKTVIKKRVLNNNPPSTWQAWPGANLQPYIQANKLEDIGESVWSQNGMKDAYLQGPKDAAAPNGTFVSVPINIHRLNNLFYNVSVVEDAGVDPSSISKPSDLVAAMKKVENNTDAVGMAHQTSSAWSTTQMWASVLLGEYGVETYNAFTDGKVAENKKKIKDSLSIVKQYKEYFNDDAGSVDWTQTNQNILKGDAAFFHQGDWAAGMYRSQDGFEFESDWNHVPFPGSEGVYALNMDSFPMPTNNPSPEATKKFLQYCGSVDAQKRFNPKKGSIPPRTDVPSDAFGPFLTRQMDDFKNSDAQVQSIQHGLAVAPEIKSNIGEAMSTFISNWNVDETYNQFEQAFN, from the coding sequence ATGACAGATGCCAACGAAGGTTCCGACGTTTCTCGGCGCGACTACCTGAAAGTCGCCGGTGCGGGTACCATCGGCGTGACCGGTCTCGCGGGCTGTATGGGCGGCGGCGGTGACGGCGACGTCGAAACGACCACCGCGGACGACACCACGACCGAAGGCGGCGACTCCGGCGGTGACACGACGACGGAGGACGACTCCTCGACGGACTACAACACGCTGGAGGTCCAGCACTGGTGGACCGGCGGCGACGGCGGTCCCGCCATCAAGGCGCTGTTCGACGGTTTCAAGAAGAAGTACCCCGACATCGAGGTCAACGAGAACCCGGTGTCGGGCGGCGCGGGCCAGAACCTCAAGACGGTCATCAAGAAGCGGGTGCTGAACAACAACCCGCCGAGCACCTGGCAAGCGTGGCCGGGCGCGAACCTCCAGCCGTACATCCAGGCGAACAAGCTCGAGGACATCGGTGAGTCGGTCTGGTCGCAGAACGGGATGAAGGACGCCTACCTGCAGGGGCCGAAGGACGCGGCCGCCCCGAACGGGACGTTCGTGTCGGTGCCGATCAACATCCACCGGCTCAACAACCTCTTCTACAACGTCTCGGTCGTCGAGGACGCGGGCGTCGACCCGTCGTCGATCAGCAAGCCCAGCGACCTCGTCGCCGCGATGAAGAAGGTAGAGAACAACACCGACGCGGTCGGGATGGCCCACCAGACCTCCTCGGCCTGGTCGACCACCCAGATGTGGGCGTCGGTGCTGCTCGGCGAGTACGGCGTCGAGACGTACAACGCGTTCACCGACGGTAAAGTCGCCGAGAACAAGAAGAAGATCAAGGACTCGCTCAGCATCGTCAAGCAGTACAAGGAGTACTTCAACGACGACGCGGGCTCGGTCGACTGGACCCAGACCAACCAGAACATCCTGAAGGGCGACGCGGCGTTCTTCCACCAGGGCGACTGGGCCGCGGGCATGTACCGCTCGCAGGACGGCTTCGAGTTCGAGTCCGACTGGAACCACGTCCCGTTCCCCGGGTCCGAGGGCGTCTACGCGCTCAACATGGACTCGTTCCCGATGCCGACCAACAACCCCTCGCCCGAGGCGACCAAGAAGTTCCTGCAGTACTGCGGTTCGGTCGACGCCCAGAAGCGGTTCAACCCCAAGAAGGGGTCGATCCCGCCGCGCACCGACGTCCCGAGCGACGCGTTCGGGCCGTTCCTCACCCGGCAGATGGACGACTTCAAGAACTCCGACGCCCAGGTCCAGTCCATCCAGCACGGGCTGGCCGTCGCGCCGGAGATCAAGAGCAACATCGGCGAGGCGATGTCGACGTTCATCTCGAACTGGAACGTCGACGAGACCTACAACCAGTTCGAGCAGGCGTTCAACTGA
- a CDS encoding class II fumarate hydratase, with protein MSDDEDYRIEQDSLGEMQVPADAYWGAQTQRALGNFPISGITFGRRFVRALGVVKKAAAEANRDLELVPEEKADAVVEAADEVIAGEHDDQFPVDVFQTGSGTSTNMNANEVIANRATEIYGGEVGTREIHPNDHVNFGQSSNDVIPTAMHVASLEAVEKDLLPALDQLREALEDKEAEFDGVVKTGRTHLQDATPVRLGQEFGGYRTQVEKGLARLDHVRDHLSELALGGTAVGTGLNTHPDFPEKAAAYISEETGVEFREADNHFEAQAAHDAMSEAHGALRTIAGSLNKIANDLRLLASGPRNGLGELEQPENQPGSSIMPGKINPVVAEAVNQVHKQVVGNDAAVSAGAAEGQIDLNLYKPVLAHNFLQSAELLANGSEVFAEKFVRKLEANEEHVEKQVEQSMALATALNPHIGYDKASDAAKTALKEGKTVKQVVVEKGYLSEEEADEVIDPEAMTHRGILGSDD; from the coding sequence ATGAGCGACGACGAGGACTACCGGATCGAGCAGGACAGCCTCGGAGAGATGCAGGTGCCCGCCGACGCCTACTGGGGCGCCCAGACCCAGCGCGCGCTCGGGAACTTCCCCATCTCGGGCATCACCTTCGGCCGCCGGTTCGTGCGGGCGCTCGGCGTCGTCAAGAAGGCCGCCGCCGAGGCCAACCGCGACCTCGAACTGGTCCCGGAGGAGAAGGCCGACGCCGTCGTCGAGGCCGCCGACGAGGTCATCGCCGGCGAGCACGACGACCAGTTCCCCGTCGACGTGTTCCAGACCGGGTCGGGCACCTCGACGAACATGAACGCCAACGAGGTCATCGCCAACCGCGCGACCGAGATCTACGGCGGCGAGGTCGGCACGCGCGAGATCCACCCCAACGACCACGTCAACTTCGGGCAGTCGTCCAACGACGTCATCCCGACCGCGATGCACGTCGCGTCGCTCGAAGCGGTCGAGAAGGACCTGCTGCCCGCGCTCGACCAGCTCCGCGAGGCGCTCGAGGACAAAGAAGCGGAGTTCGACGGCGTGGTCAAGACCGGTCGGACCCACCTCCAGGACGCCACGCCGGTCCGGCTCGGCCAGGAGTTCGGCGGCTACCGCACCCAGGTCGAGAAGGGCCTCGCCCGGCTCGACCACGTCAGGGACCACCTCTCGGAACTGGCCCTCGGCGGCACCGCGGTCGGCACCGGCCTCAACACCCATCCGGACTTCCCGGAGAAGGCCGCGGCGTACATCTCCGAGGAGACCGGCGTCGAGTTCCGCGAGGCCGACAACCACTTCGAGGCCCAGGCCGCCCACGACGCGATGAGCGAGGCCCACGGTGCGCTCCGGACCATCGCGGGGTCGCTCAACAAGATCGCCAACGACCTCCGACTGCTCGCCTCCGGCCCCCGTAACGGCCTGGGCGAGCTCGAACAGCCCGAGAACCAGCCCGGCAGCTCCATCATGCCCGGCAAGATCAACCCCGTCGTCGCCGAGGCTGTCAACCAGGTCCACAAGCAGGTCGTCGGCAACGACGCCGCGGTGAGCGCGGGCGCCGCCGAGGGCCAGATCGACCTCAACCTCTACAAGCCGGTGCTGGCGCACAACTTCCTCCAGTCGGCCGAACTGCTCGCGAACGGCTCGGAGGTGTTCGCCGAGAAGTTCGTCCGGAAGCTGGAGGCCAACGAGGAGCACGTCGAGAAGCAGGTCGAGCAGAGCATGGCGCTGGCCACCGCACTCAACCCCCACATTGGCTACGACAAGGCCAGCGACGCCGCCAAGACCGCGCTCAAGGAGGGCAAGACGGTCAAGCAGGTCGTCGTCGAGAAGGGCTACCTCAGCGAGGAGGAGGCCGACGAGGTCATCGACCCCGAGGCGATGACCCACCGGGGCATCCTCGGCAGCGACGACTGA
- a CDS encoding cupredoxin domain-containing protein → MGAVGGLGGLAAGQDDATRYELGGRIQGWQGRAPASIESETNPTLTLRPGTEYEVVWENLDGAPHNFTITDADGDDVASTETMSNQGETRTLSFTASEEMDRYVCTVHPSTMVGDIQAGGGATQTTQTTQQAAYNCQDATWDSYWYSLYNMNTTIAVSGVGVLFPHNEQQQQMFEQRLRGILQNADVDRPPIRNPNLNMAPFTEGDPQFTQQPVAPFSADVERIHADTMAWDESEMSGVVSPASVAWTHLKGVTWAKNFQAHFDKLPGGMAPKFRTQLLATVAQIAINATLIEGGPDGNGALTRGDDTLELVSGFNPNTGEVVDATARPMQHAAMLWFLSDMTSLAKGGWYGYVNPEPLIPAEKIQRLTDGMAKTTFEAFPPEAVLEMGSVRDLGVMLGAVGWYGTHAGSEELRNRATEYAEGLASAVEERLRDGGALSVESGNRAAAQGAVGQGLLWASQIPGVDREEMARPVLTYLLEDLWDEGAGTFADGTGDGTYTVTARDAGDITGGVNAADAVLGIGGAREKYASYFNQTFNRGRLQRAERPQSRSEDAEYALPLPQDAGGEFGQAAVYNTEVTYDTDADEWSVSNDRFTTAQALYLANQDIWIAQWAGDFFEGRGVPGTNDEPPESGSETTTGAGGTTTAE, encoded by the coding sequence GTGGGCGCAGTCGGCGGCCTCGGCGGACTCGCAGCCGGACAGGACGACGCGACCAGGTACGAACTCGGCGGCCGCATCCAGGGGTGGCAGGGCCGCGCACCGGCGTCCATCGAGAGCGAGACGAACCCGACGTTGACGCTTCGACCGGGGACCGAGTACGAGGTCGTCTGGGAGAACCTCGACGGCGCGCCGCACAACTTCACCATCACGGACGCCGACGGCGACGACGTCGCGAGTACGGAGACGATGTCGAACCAGGGGGAGACGCGAACGCTCTCCTTCACGGCGTCGGAGGAGATGGACCGGTACGTCTGTACGGTTCATCCCTCGACCATGGTTGGCGACATCCAGGCCGGGGGTGGCGCGACACAGACCACGCAGACGACACAGCAGGCGGCCTACAACTGTCAGGACGCGACCTGGGACTCCTACTGGTACTCGCTGTACAACATGAACACCACCATCGCGGTGAGCGGCGTCGGGGTGTTGTTCCCGCACAACGAGCAACAGCAGCAGATGTTCGAGCAGCGACTGCGGGGGATACTGCAGAACGCCGACGTCGACCGGCCGCCCATCAGGAACCCGAACCTGAACATGGCGCCGTTCACCGAGGGCGACCCGCAGTTCACCCAGCAGCCGGTCGCGCCGTTCAGCGCGGACGTCGAGCGCATCCACGCCGACACGATGGCGTGGGACGAGTCGGAGATGTCGGGCGTGGTGAGCCCGGCGTCGGTGGCGTGGACCCACCTGAAGGGGGTGACGTGGGCGAAGAACTTCCAGGCGCACTTCGACAAGCTCCCGGGAGGGATGGCCCCGAAGTTCCGGACGCAACTGCTCGCGACCGTCGCACAGATCGCCATCAACGCCACGCTGATCGAGGGCGGGCCGGACGGCAACGGCGCGCTCACGAGGGGCGACGACACCCTCGAGCTCGTCTCCGGCTTCAACCCGAACACGGGCGAGGTGGTGGACGCCACGGCGCGGCCGATGCAACACGCAGCGATGCTGTGGTTCCTCTCGGACATGACCAGCCTCGCGAAGGGCGGGTGGTACGGCTACGTCAACCCCGAACCGTTGATTCCGGCCGAGAAGATCCAGCGGCTCACCGACGGGATGGCGAAGACGACGTTCGAGGCGTTTCCGCCCGAGGCCGTGCTGGAGATGGGCTCGGTCCGGGACCTCGGCGTGATGCTCGGCGCGGTCGGCTGGTACGGGACTCACGCCGGGAGCGAGGAGCTCCGGAATCGGGCCACGGAGTACGCCGAGGGCCTCGCGAGTGCGGTCGAGGAGCGACTCCGCGACGGCGGCGCGCTCTCGGTCGAGTCCGGGAACCGGGCGGCCGCACAGGGAGCGGTCGGTCAGGGGCTGCTCTGGGCCTCCCAGATTCCGGGCGTGGACCGCGAGGAGATGGCCCGACCCGTCCTCACGTATCTTCTGGAGGACCTCTGGGACGAGGGGGCTGGCACCTTCGCCGACGGCACCGGCGACGGAACGTACACCGTCACCGCGCGGGACGCCGGCGACATCACCGGCGGCGTCAACGCGGCCGACGCCGTCCTCGGCATCGGCGGCGCGCGGGAGAAGTACGCGTCGTACTTCAACCAGACGTTCAACCGCGGGCGACTCCAGCGCGCCGAGCGCCCGCAGTCGCGGAGCGAGGACGCCGAGTACGCCCTCCCGCTCCCGCAGGACGCCGGCGGGGAGTTCGGGCAGGCTGCGGTGTACAACACGGAGGTCACCTACGACACCGACGCCGACGAGTGGTCGGTGTCGAACGACCGGTTCACGACGGCGCAGGCGCTGTACCTCGCCAACCAGGACATCTGGATCGCACAGTGGGCCGGCGACTTCTTCGAGGGCCGGGGCGTCCCGGGGACGAACGACGAACCGCCCGAGTCGGGGAGCGAGACGACCACTGGCGCCGGTGGGACGACCACCGCCGAGTAG
- a CDS encoding TMEM165/GDT1 family protein — MTGWLEILVVAFTAQLAVLPGEKVQFIIAGLATRYDPWVVVAAAGSAFAGWTALEIWFGSALKGALPPVVLTAFTAVLFLLFAALLVRSAPDPGEAPAETDGGVMGAGDLDVSVFGRDVPNALGGFLPIFAMMAAGEFGDKTQLVTIGLAVQYGASPAIWAGEMLAIIPVSIANAFFFHKFSHSFDVRKAHYAGAALFLFFGLDAVLQILTGFSVWEAVVGTIAGAITAALPF, encoded by the coding sequence ATGACCGGCTGGCTCGAGATCCTCGTCGTGGCGTTCACCGCCCAGCTGGCCGTCCTGCCCGGCGAGAAGGTCCAGTTCATCATCGCCGGTCTCGCGACCCGCTACGACCCCTGGGTCGTCGTCGCGGCCGCCGGCAGCGCGTTCGCCGGGTGGACCGCGCTCGAGATCTGGTTCGGGAGCGCGCTCAAGGGCGCGCTCCCGCCGGTCGTGCTCACGGCGTTCACCGCAGTGCTGTTCCTACTGTTCGCCGCCCTGCTAGTCCGGTCGGCCCCCGACCCGGGGGAGGCTCCCGCCGAGACCGACGGCGGCGTCATGGGCGCCGGCGACCTCGACGTGTCGGTGTTCGGCCGCGACGTCCCGAACGCGCTCGGCGGGTTCCTCCCCATCTTCGCCATGATGGCGGCCGGGGAGTTCGGCGACAAGACCCAGCTCGTCACCATCGGGCTGGCGGTCCAGTACGGCGCGAGCCCGGCCATCTGGGCGGGCGAGATGCTGGCCATCATCCCGGTCAGCATCGCCAACGCGTTCTTCTTCCACAAGTTCTCCCACTCGTTCGACGTCCGGAAGGCCCACTACGCCGGCGCGGCGCTGTTCCTGTTCTTCGGGCTGGACGCCGTCCTCCAGATCCTCACGGGCTTCTCGGTCTGGGAGGCGGTCGTCGGGACCATCGCCGGCGCGATTACGGCCGCACTCCCGTTCTGA